A genomic stretch from Falco cherrug isolate bFalChe1 chromosome 3, bFalChe1.pri, whole genome shotgun sequence includes:
- the UBXN2B gene encoding UBX domain-containing protein 2B isoform X2: MWCKAKGRVFSQVHKGKVLRECHHRCDAALLALAELYEDEAKRQSLCPDKPTATKISNTKVSQSLKIDSLRRLRKPERSMSDDKENQRFYSGDSEYRGLQISGASTNPSKIVAELFKEAKEHGAVPLDEASRSSGDFSKAKSFSGGGYRLGDSSQKHSEYIYGENQDVQILLKLWRNGFSLDDGELRSYSDPTNAQFLESVKRGEIPVELQRLVHGGQVNLDMEDHQEQEYVKPRLRFKAFSGEGQKLGSLTPEIVSTPSSPEEEEKSILNAPVLIDDSMPATKIQIRLADGSRLIQRFNQTHRIKHIRDFIIQSRPAFATTDFVLVTTFPNKELTDESLTLQEADILNTVILQQLK; encoded by the exons ATGTGGTGTAAGGCTAAGGGCAGGGTCTTTTCCCAAGTTCACAAGGGGAAGGTTTTGAGAGAGTGTCATCACAGATGTGACGCGGCATTG TTGGCCTTGGCAGAGTTGTACGAAGATGAAGCTAAAAGGCAGTCATTGTGTCCTGACAAACCAACAGCTACAAAGATCAGTAACACAAAAGTATCACAGAG TCTTAAAATCGATTCTCTTAGAAGGTTGAGGAAACCAGAGAGAAGCATGAGCGAtgacaaagaaaaccaaag ATTTTATTCAGGTGACTCGGAATATAGAGGATTACAAATTTCTGGGGCTTCTACAAATCCAAGTAAAATTGTTGCTGAACTCTTCAAGGAAGCAAAAGAACATGGAGCTGTCCCATTAGATGAAGCATCAAGATCATCTGGAGATTTCAGTAAAGCCAAG tcattttCTGGTGGTGGATATAGATTGGGTGACTCATCACAAAAGCACTCTGAATATATATATGGAGAAAATCAAGAT GTTCAAATTTTGCTGAAACTGTGGAGGAATGGCTTCAGTTTAGATGACGGCGAGTTGAGATCTTATTCAGACCCAACAAATGCTCAGTTTCTTGAGTCTGTTAAAAGAGG GGAAATTCCTGTGGAACTGCAGCGACTTGTTCATGGTGGCCAGGTTAATTTGGATATGGAAGACCACCAAGAACAGGAATATGTGAAGCCTAGACTGCGATTCAAAGCTTTCAGTGGTGAAGGACAAAAACTTGGAAG CCTTACACCTGAAATAGTCAGCACACCTTCATccccagaggaggaggagaaatcCATTCTTAATGCACCTGTCCTGATTGATGATTCCATGCCAGCCACTAAAATTCAAATTAGATTAGCAGATGGAAGCCGATTAATACAAAGATTTAATCAAACACACAG GATTAAGCATATTCGAGACTTCATTATCCAGTCCCGTCCAGCATTTGCAACAACTGATTTTGTTCTTGTGACTACCTTTCCAAATAAAGAGCTAACAGATGAAAGCCTGACACTACAAGAAGCAGACATACTTAACACTGTGATTCTTCAGCAATTAAAGTAA
- the UBXN2B gene encoding UBX domain-containing protein 2B isoform X1, giving the protein MADGGAAPAQQEGDVSAAAGGGRRDRQPRSSGRPPSARDLQLALAELYEDEAKRQSLCPDKPTATKISNTKVSQSLKIDSLRRLRKPERSMSDDKENQRFYSGDSEYRGLQISGASTNPSKIVAELFKEAKEHGAVPLDEASRSSGDFSKAKSFSGGGYRLGDSSQKHSEYIYGENQDVQILLKLWRNGFSLDDGELRSYSDPTNAQFLESVKRGEIPVELQRLVHGGQVNLDMEDHQEQEYVKPRLRFKAFSGEGQKLGSLTPEIVSTPSSPEEEEKSILNAPVLIDDSMPATKIQIRLADGSRLIQRFNQTHRIKHIRDFIIQSRPAFATTDFVLVTTFPNKELTDESLTLQEADILNTVILQQLK; this is encoded by the exons ATGGCGGACGGCGGGGCAGCTCCCGCGCAGCAGGAAGGGGACGTGTccgcggcggccggcgggggccggcgggatCGGCAACCCCGCAGCAGCGGCCGCCCGCCCAGCGCCCGGGATTTGCAG TTGGCCTTGGCAGAGTTGTACGAAGATGAAGCTAAAAGGCAGTCATTGTGTCCTGACAAACCAACAGCTACAAAGATCAGTAACACAAAAGTATCACAGAG TCTTAAAATCGATTCTCTTAGAAGGTTGAGGAAACCAGAGAGAAGCATGAGCGAtgacaaagaaaaccaaag ATTTTATTCAGGTGACTCGGAATATAGAGGATTACAAATTTCTGGGGCTTCTACAAATCCAAGTAAAATTGTTGCTGAACTCTTCAAGGAAGCAAAAGAACATGGAGCTGTCCCATTAGATGAAGCATCAAGATCATCTGGAGATTTCAGTAAAGCCAAG tcattttCTGGTGGTGGATATAGATTGGGTGACTCATCACAAAAGCACTCTGAATATATATATGGAGAAAATCAAGAT GTTCAAATTTTGCTGAAACTGTGGAGGAATGGCTTCAGTTTAGATGACGGCGAGTTGAGATCTTATTCAGACCCAACAAATGCTCAGTTTCTTGAGTCTGTTAAAAGAGG GGAAATTCCTGTGGAACTGCAGCGACTTGTTCATGGTGGCCAGGTTAATTTGGATATGGAAGACCACCAAGAACAGGAATATGTGAAGCCTAGACTGCGATTCAAAGCTTTCAGTGGTGAAGGACAAAAACTTGGAAG CCTTACACCTGAAATAGTCAGCACACCTTCATccccagaggaggaggagaaatcCATTCTTAATGCACCTGTCCTGATTGATGATTCCATGCCAGCCACTAAAATTCAAATTAGATTAGCAGATGGAAGCCGATTAATACAAAGATTTAATCAAACACACAG GATTAAGCATATTCGAGACTTCATTATCCAGTCCCGTCCAGCATTTGCAACAACTGATTTTGTTCTTGTGACTACCTTTCCAAATAAAGAGCTAACAGATGAAAGCCTGACACTACAAGAAGCAGACATACTTAACACTGTGATTCTTCAGCAATTAAAGTAA
- the UBXN2B gene encoding UBX domain-containing protein 2B isoform X3, with translation MADGGAAPAQQEGDVSAAAGGGRRDRQPRSSGRPPSARDLQLALAELYEDEAKRQSLCPDKPTATKISNTKVSQSLKIDSLRRLRKPERSMSDDKENQRFYSGDSEYRGLQISGASTNPSKIVAELFKEAKEHGAVPLDEASRSSGDFSKAKSFSGGGYRLGDSSQKHSEYIYGENQDVQILLKLWRNGFSLDDGELRSYSDPTNAQFLESVKRGEIPVELQRLVHGGQVNLDMEDHQEQEYVKPRLRFKAFSGEGQKLGSLTPEIVSTPSSPEEEEKSILNAPVLIDDSMPATKIQIRLADGSRLIQRFNQTHRDLCQNRIIHNCHVHVLSTGLSIFETSLSSPVQHLQQLILFL, from the exons ATGGCGGACGGCGGGGCAGCTCCCGCGCAGCAGGAAGGGGACGTGTccgcggcggccggcgggggccggcgggatCGGCAACCCCGCAGCAGCGGCCGCCCGCCCAGCGCCCGGGATTTGCAG TTGGCCTTGGCAGAGTTGTACGAAGATGAAGCTAAAAGGCAGTCATTGTGTCCTGACAAACCAACAGCTACAAAGATCAGTAACACAAAAGTATCACAGAG TCTTAAAATCGATTCTCTTAGAAGGTTGAGGAAACCAGAGAGAAGCATGAGCGAtgacaaagaaaaccaaag ATTTTATTCAGGTGACTCGGAATATAGAGGATTACAAATTTCTGGGGCTTCTACAAATCCAAGTAAAATTGTTGCTGAACTCTTCAAGGAAGCAAAAGAACATGGAGCTGTCCCATTAGATGAAGCATCAAGATCATCTGGAGATTTCAGTAAAGCCAAG tcattttCTGGTGGTGGATATAGATTGGGTGACTCATCACAAAAGCACTCTGAATATATATATGGAGAAAATCAAGAT GTTCAAATTTTGCTGAAACTGTGGAGGAATGGCTTCAGTTTAGATGACGGCGAGTTGAGATCTTATTCAGACCCAACAAATGCTCAGTTTCTTGAGTCTGTTAAAAGAGG GGAAATTCCTGTGGAACTGCAGCGACTTGTTCATGGTGGCCAGGTTAATTTGGATATGGAAGACCACCAAGAACAGGAATATGTGAAGCCTAGACTGCGATTCAAAGCTTTCAGTGGTGAAGGACAAAAACTTGGAAG CCTTACACCTGAAATAGTCAGCACACCTTCATccccagaggaggaggagaaatcCATTCTTAATGCACCTGTCCTGATTGATGATTCCATGCCAGCCACTAAAATTCAAATTAGATTAGCAGATGGAAGCCGATTAATACAAAGATTTAATCAAACACACAG AGATTTATGTCAAAATAGAATCATACACAATTGTCATGTTCATGTCCTTTCCACAGGATTAAGCATATTCGAGACTTCATTATCCAGTCCCGTCCAGCATTTGCAACAACTGATTTTGTTCTTGTGA